TCAGTCATGAGTTGCGGACTGCGCTGAGGCGGCGTACACGCCCCGGTTGCCCCGACCGTCGCCGCGACGTCATCTCATCGATGAGTTACGGTTCCCTGGTGACGATGACAGACGTGACAGACACCAACGAGCACCTCACACGCGTGGGCGGCCTCGTCCGCAGCGCCCGCCAGCACCAAGGGCTGACCCAGGCGCAGCTCGCGGAACGCCTCGGCACCAGCCAGAGCGCAGTGCACCGCATCGAGCAGGGCGCCCAGAACATCAGCCTCGACATGCTGACGCGCATCGGCGCCGCGCTCGACTCCGAGCTCGTGACCATCGGCCCCCGGCACTCGCACCTGCGCGTGCACGGCGGCCAGCAGCTCTCGGGCCGCATCGACGTGAACTCGAGCAAGAACGGCGCGGTGGCGCTGCTGTGCGCCTCGCTGCTCAACCGCGGCACCACCCGCCTGCGGCACGTCGCCCGCATCGTCGAGGTCGACCGCATCGTCGAGGTGCTGCGCAGCATCGGCGTGCGCGCCACCTGGTCGCCCGACGGCCACGACCTCGAGATCCAGGTGCCCGACCGCCTGGACCTCGCGTCCATCGACGTGGACGCAGCCCGGCGCACCCGCTCGATCATCATGTTCCTGGGCCCGCTGCTCGGGCTCCAGCGCGAGTTCGCCCTCCCCTACGCGGGCGGCTGCGACCTGGGCACCCGCACCGCGGAGCCCCACCTCATCGCGCTGCGCCCGTTCGAGCTGAACGTGACCACCACCGGCGGCTTCTACCAGGCGCAGGTCGGCGAGGCGCAGGCCCGCGACCTCAGCATCGTGCTCACCGAGCGCGGCGACACCGTCACTGAGAACACAATCATGGCGGCGGCGCGACGCTCGGGCGTCACCACGATCCGCAACGCCAGCTCGAACTACATGGTGCAGGACCTGTGCTTCTACCTCGAGCTGCTCGGGGTGCGCATCGACGGCATCGGCACCACCACGCTGCGCGTGCACGGCGTGCCGGACATCGTCGCCGACGTGGAGTACACCGTCTCGGAGGACCCGGTCGAGGCCATGAGCCTGCTGACCGCCGGCATCGTCACCGGCTCGGAGATCACGGTGGGCCGGGTGCCCATCGAGTTCATGGAGATCGAGCTCGCCACGCTCGCCGAGATGAGCCTCAAGTTCACCGTGTCCGACGAGTACCTCGCCGACAACGGCCGCACCCGGCTCGCGGACGTCACGGTGCACCCCAGCGAGCTGCGCGCCCCCGCGGACAAGATCCACCCGATGCCGTTCCCAGGGCTGAACATCGACAACCTGCCGTTCTTCACGGTCATCGCAGCCTGCGCGCAGGGCCACACGCTGATCCACGACTGGGTGTACGACGGTCGAGCCATCCACCTGACCGACCTGACCCGCCTCGGGGCGGACGTGCGGCTGCTCGACCCGCACCGCCTCGACGTGCAAGGGCCCACGCGGTGGTCGGGCGCCGAGGTGAGCTGCCCGCCCGCCCTGCGGCCCGCCGTGGTGATCCTGCTAGCCATGCTCGCCGCCAAGGGGACGTCGGTGCTGCGCGACGTCGACATCATCGCGCGCGGCTACGAGCAGCTCCAGGAGCGGCTCGTGAGCCTGGGCGCGCAGATCGAGACGTTCCGGGACTGACGCCGAGGACGTC
The sequence above is a segment of the Cellulomonas chengniuliangii genome. Coding sequences within it:
- a CDS encoding helix-turn-helix domain-containing protein, with the translated sequence MTDVTDTNEHLTRVGGLVRSARQHQGLTQAQLAERLGTSQSAVHRIEQGAQNISLDMLTRIGAALDSELVTIGPRHSHLRVHGGQQLSGRIDVNSSKNGAVALLCASLLNRGTTRLRHVARIVEVDRIVEVLRSIGVRATWSPDGHDLEIQVPDRLDLASIDVDAARRTRSIIMFLGPLLGLQREFALPYAGGCDLGTRTAEPHLIALRPFELNVTTTGGFYQAQVGEAQARDLSIVLTERGDTVTENTIMAAARRSGVTTIRNASSNYMVQDLCFYLELLGVRIDGIGTTTLRVHGVPDIVADVEYTVSEDPVEAMSLLTAGIVTGSEITVGRVPIEFMEIELATLAEMSLKFTVSDEYLADNGRTRLADVTVHPSELRAPADKIHPMPFPGLNIDNLPFFTVIAACAQGHTLIHDWVYDGRAIHLTDLTRLGADVRLLDPHRLDVQGPTRWSGAEVSCPPALRPAVVILLAMLAAKGTSVLRDVDIIARGYEQLQERLVSLGAQIETFRD